One window of the Clostridium sp. MB40-C1 genome contains the following:
- a CDS encoding HD domain-containing protein, with protein MDIKHRKIIEIVKDKLTCSAHNLDHVFRVYNLCLLLSKYEKDVDLEILIPAALLHDIARVEESEDKTGEIDHAVLGSKIAEDILRKLEYEEEKIQKIKHCIVAHRFRTGNEPNTIEAKILFDSDKLDIIGATGIARSFMLAGQFGQRLTVDESLDDYLNNNTVENGRLKDVSKHTPFIEYEVKLKKIPHKLYTQKAREMGDERLKFMEEYFNRLKLEIEGIE; from the coding sequence ATGGATATAAAACATAGAAAAATAATAGAAATTGTTAAAGACAAATTAACTTGTTCAGCTCATAATCTAGATCATGTATTTAGAGTTTATAATCTTTGCTTGTTACTTTCAAAATATGAGAAAGATGTTGATTTAGAGATTTTGATTCCAGCAGCATTATTACATGATATAGCAAGAGTAGAAGAGAGCGAGGATAAGACAGGAGAAATTGACCATGCTGTTTTAGGAAGTAAAATTGCTGAGGATATATTAAGAAAATTAGAATATGAAGAAGAAAAAATCCAAAAGATAAAGCATTGCATTGTAGCACATAGGTTTAGAACTGGAAACGAGCCTAATACAATAGAAGCAAAAATACTTTTTGATTCAGATAAGCTTGATATTATTGGTGCAACTGGAATTGCTCGCTCTTTTATGTTAGCAGGGCAATTTGGACAAAGATTAACAGTAGATGAGTCACTTGATGACTATTTAAATAATAACACTGTAGAAAATGGTAGATTAAAAGATGTTTCTAAACATACACCTTTCATTGAATATGAAGTAAAATTAAAAAAAATTCCTCATAAACTATATACACAAAAAGCAAGAGAAATGGGAGATGAAAGGCTAAAGTTTATGGAAGAATATTTTAATA